The following DNA comes from Cucumis sativus cultivar 9930 chromosome 7, Cucumber_9930_V3, whole genome shotgun sequence.
TGGCGCCGATGCCTGCTCCAATGGAAGCAAAAACTAGTGATGCACTACAACGGAGAGTAGCACCTGCAATCTTCTTCcttaaaattataactttGTCAGTTTCGTCGACTACATCGTCGTCTTTCGGTTTTACTTTTGCAGAAACGTATCTGTAGATTTCGATACCGACTTGGACAAGCCATGAAGCTGCAACTCCTAGAGCATGTCCTGCATTGTTGTGTCCAAACAGGAAAACACAATGAGCTTCTGAGAGTGGTGGTGTAGGGTGGAGGGTGTAAAACTGTAAATGAAATTTAACCTCTGAAAGTTGTCCTGGTAACTCGGAAGAAGTAAACTAAAGTAGGCAGTTCTCGTCCAGCCTTGCGCACGGCAGATTTGGGAACATCTGTCAAGTCAATAAATGGACAAGTTGTTTTATTGCACTGCTAGCTACTACCAAttacaaatgaaagaaaactaaCATATGCTTAAGCTGATGCCATAATCATTTTTCCTACCTATCTTCAAATCTTATGCtgaaatttcaaacatttcttgcattaaatgtcaaaaatacaatattcGGAATCATGAAGATATTTACCTTTAAGAAGCTTCCATGCAATTCGCTGCGAAGCATAGTGGACTGAAATTCTTTCTAAAATGCGTCTTGTTGTGACAACAGTAGTCTGATGATATCCAAATGAGGTTGATCAATTAGCTTGATTTCAAATGTTACAAGGAATATCTATTATAGAGACAGATTTAAAATAAGACGCAGCATAATAAAAGGTTCAGATAAGCAAAGCAACAAAATTGTTACAAGGAGGCATATAGGGAGAAAGATTCCACCCAGAGGCTGATAGCTTCAAGTCATGAACCAAAAAGTTTGCCGTTTCCCTTACATTTTAACTCGAGTGTAAATCACGAAATAGAAGACAGTATTTAGTATCAATTAGGTTTATCATCAAACCAAAATCCAGAAAGAAGATCATAAATTCTAAAAGATAATTTACTTTCTATACGGCAATCAAGTGGGGCAATCAAGTGGGGTTAACAGAAATCAATTTAAGTGTTATGATGAGAAATGAgctgatataattaatatgaaaattcaGGAATGCTATAAACAATTACTACTGCCAAATGTTAAAAGACAGGAGGGTTATGCATTTCTTGCAACCAGTTTTTACAATTATTAGGGTCTTATTCGATAAgcatttggtttttgaaaattaagcttgtAAAGTTAGGTATTCAAGCACCTTGAAGAATCACGCACCAAAAGCTAGCTATTGGGGTGAGAGAGCCAAGTCACTTAGGTACCACATTGGTCATCCCATTCTAACCAATGTGTACCAAAGGCATCCCATGCTACCTTGGTTCCTAACTAAATACAACTTCCACCAATTGATTTAGTTGGTTCGTTATGCACATTTTAGGAgtgttttcaaaatccaagtctaagttttgaaaactacaaAGAgcacttttttaaaacttatttttgtttttggaatttggctaagattttaaatatttgcatGAACAATGAAAATCATGACAAACAAAATGCAAGAAAACCAACATaatattcaaaaaattaaaaacaaaaaaacaaaatggttatcaaataAACCCAAAAGATCAAGTAGTTTCCACCAATGGAGCATCACTTAGTTCATGAAATACTCAATCATATGTGACTCAAAGTATTTAGAGTAGTTCACTCTACGACCGAAAAACCCCGAAAAGTTGGCAGGCAGTAGCAAGCAACTGAGTTAACGATATCAGGTATGGTTTCACATCTAATAATACAGAAGGGAAAAGAACTCAATGGATGTACTTTTAGATCAGCTAAAGAACAAGTATTCACTCAacgcaaaaagaaaaaaagaacaaaaaagaacaaaaaaaaaagaaaaacagagaaagaGCAATTCAACAGACCTCACGAACTATTTGCTTGATGGACTTTTTAAAGGGAGAAACTAGATCGACGTGCTGCTCTTCTTGATTATCATTCAAAAAGTCCTCATCGTCTTCGTCTTCCAACTTGGCATGAGGCTCCAAAAGAGGCAAATAAAACATCAGAAACGACCTTAACGTTGTCATACCAAGCATCCGCCATTGAAAAGCAGAGAATAATGGCTTTAACTCAAGGTTGTACTCCTTTGTAGTGTACTGCAGAGACTCATGCTCAAAGATTCTCCTTGATGCACTCTGTAGATTTGAGAAGTAGTCCTCAGTCACATCAACACCGGCATCACAATGAGCAACTGGAATTCTGTAATTACTGTAGTAGCATGGCCAGCCATGTAAAGCGTTCTCAATCATAGGTAAAAACGTAAATCATAGTATAAACTGCCAAGAAAGATGAAATCTCAACTATAAGCGAAAGTTAGGAAAGAAAGCAACTAGCATGCGGCCTGATGATAGTATGTCTAAAAACGCTTGTAGATTTTTACATATTTAGTTTACAAGAGCCTTTGATCCTTCCTATGAAGGCTAAAACTTCCCTCTCTTGATAACCAGATGATCCAGGCAGCCAGCTCCTTGGATCACAGCAGACATCCAATAACCCTACTCCGAGAGTTAACGTTTATCTTAagttatcaaatattttactttgaaCTTGAATTCTAAACGAGGTATCTCTAAAATGGCAAAAAAACATCGATAGGAATTAACTTACTAATTCCCCAGACAATCTATAAGAATCGGTAGTGATCATCTATTCCAAATCCTTACCACCATAACTACCCCTCGGgatttgaagatgaagattaaAACGTAGCGAGCTAGATTCTGTAATCTGACTAACAAACATAAAAGTcgtacttttcttttaaacaggCAAGGTTGGAAACTTCATCATAATtgccaaaataaaaacagcCTAGAGGTGGAAGTAGAGAGGACCCCGCCAAGGAACTACGTGATAAATGCTTTCCAATcacttataataattaaaagacaTAAAAACTATGtagttaaaaaagaatttagaaatgTGGAGATTATTATCATACTGCTCCCAAGAACGTGATCTAGATGCAGATTTGTATAAAACAAGCTAATGGAAAAGCAAACTTAAACATGTCCTCAAACGGATAAACAATGATTAACAACTGATTACCAACGATTTACACAAACCTCACGACAGTCACCAgagtataaaatatttcaaagagCAGTTCATTTCAAATGTCAAGACGAACACATGAAAACTCTATCGTTTCATCAAAAAGTTCACAAACATGACAGTATATGACCCAGCTATAAACTTGCACTTTTTCAAAGCTAGAAATTTCAACAAACGAATCCAAtccaaagaaaaattgaagcaGATAAAAGgcgaataaaaaaaaaaaaaccatactaaagaaacatgaaaaccATAAACAGAACATACCCTAAGAAAGCTCTGAAGGCAAAAGGGGTTCCGGcagcggcggcggcggcggagAAAGCCCCATAAGAGTGGAGGCTTTGGGGTGGTTTGGTGCCCGAATTTTTCCGTAATAGATCCAAAACAATAGCTAGACCGCCATTGGTGAACAAAATTGAGGAATCCAGAgaggaaaacaaaatcaaataagaaaCGGATTTGAAGTAGAGCAACCCGTTTATGATTCGACTGTTGGGTGTGTTGAATAAATGGTGTTCCCTTGCCAATGGTTCGTGAGAATAaccaaatcaaagaaaataattgaattaaagaaaatccTGACTATTCCAAATTTCCAATGTTtagaaataagtttttaaactaattgctctcttcttccatttgttCATAGAATTGTTGTTTTCATAATCTTAAAGTATTTCtctccatttcaaaattaagttgGATACATTACACAAGATTTCTTTGTTGAAAGGTAATTTGTTCTATCTCGAGAGTCTATTAGAAACTTGAACGTTAGGGTAAGTAAATTGTCTCGATGAGACAACATGATAAATAATATCACTACTATGCATATTAAGGAATAATGTagaagaatataaattaaaatttaactctaattaaattatcatAAGATTGTTATTAGTAgtaaaaccaaa
Coding sequences within:
- the LOC101207862 gene encoding uncharacterized protein LOC101207862 isoform X2; translated protein: MLGMTTLRSFLMFYLPLLEPHAKLEDEDDEDFLNDNQEEQHVDLVSPFKKSIKQIVRETTVVTTRRILERISVHYASQRIAWKLLKDVPKSAVRKAGRELPTLVYFFRVTRTTFRGHALGVAASWLVQVGIEIYRYVSAKVKPKDDDVVDETDKVIILRKKIAGATLRCSASLVFASIGAGIGATLFRPSAGQWIGCAVGDLAGPVIVTICLEKGLNLDL
- the LOC101207862 gene encoding uncharacterized protein LOC101207862 isoform X1, whose translation is MIENALHGWPCYYSNYRIPVAHCDAGVDVTEDYFSNLQSASRRIFEHESLQYTTKEYNLELKPLFSAFQWRMLGMTTLRSFLMFYLPLLEPHAKLEDEDDEDFLNDNQEEQHVDLVSPFKKSIKQIVRETTVVTTRRILERISVHYASQRIAWKLLKDVPKSAVRKAGRELPTLVYFFRVTRTTFRGHALGVAASWLVQVGIEIYRYVSAKVKPKDDDVVDETDKVIILRKKIAGATLRCSASLVFASIGAGIGATLFRPSAGQWIGCAVGDLAGPVIVTICLEKGLNLDL